A part of Manduca sexta isolate Smith_Timp_Sample1 chromosome 10, JHU_Msex_v1.0, whole genome shotgun sequence genomic DNA contains:
- the LOC119188929 gene encoding uncharacterized protein LOC119188929 → MGKILEKMLVGRLKWHILPRMSHRQYGFMPQRGTEDSLYDLMSHVRAKLREKKVLIMISLDIEGAFDSAWWPAIKVRLAEESCPPNIRRLVASYLDDRMGLERRGDYCQAFADDVVLVFDGDSTGEAQRQANAALAYVRDWGVRNKLRFAPHKTQAMVITNRLKYDTPILHMGGVDIGLSNEIKLLGLLIDRKLTFNGHVTQACAKAIGLYKVLARSAKVQWGLGPEVIRTIYTAAVEPVILYAASAWAPSSRKLGVRKQLGAIQRSFAQKMTKAYRTVSLNSALLLAGVLPLDIRVRETALLYEIKRGHSSEVVGDREVEAPVAFVNLDHPAERMGGSFQCLTDGAELARHVGEGLSIFTDGSKIDGKVGAALSIWNGAAETSTRKLRLEPYCSVYQAELLALRKAVEEALRSGLPACGIFSDARSALDVVTRGDSLHPIAFKIKNLLKEAEKRTQKIKLFWVKAHVGLEGNERADVLAKDAAQHLKTRAHYDKCPVSFVKRQIRKDSIDEWSRRYADGETASVTKLFFPDAVEAHRVVRRIVLDATLTQVFTGHGGFSEYLHRFKCKESPACQCDPDVRETVPHLLLECPIFAVNRYELEMQLKQASNIR, encoded by the exons ATGGGAAAGATTCTGGAGAAGATGCTGGTGGGTAGGCTGAAATGGCACATCCTTCCGAGGATGAGCCACCGCCAATACGGCTTTATGCCACAAAGGGGCACCGAGGACTCCCTCTATGATCTGATGAGTCATGTCAGGGCCAAACTTCGAGAGAAGAAGGTCCTGATCATGATATCGTTGGATATAGAGGGAGCCTTCGATAGCGCCTGGTGGCCGGCAATAAAGGTCCGGTTGGCGGAAGAAAGCTGCCCACCAAACATCAGACGGCTGGTCGCCAGCTATCTGGATGATCGGATG GGTCTCGAGCGCCGGGGCGACTATTGCCAAGCTTTTGCTGACGATGTCGTCCTGGTGTTCGACGGGGACTCCACAGGAGAAGCTCAAAGGCAGGCCAATGCGGCTCTGGCCTATGTGCGGGATTGGGGTGTCAGAAATAAGCTACGGTTCGCGCCACACAAGACCCAGGCTATGGTTATCACCAATAGACTTAAGTATGACACCCCGATCCTGCACATGGGCGGAGTCGACATTGGTCTGTCTAACGAGATCAAGCTGCTCGGCCTCCTAATAGACCGAAAACTGACCTTTAACGGCCACGTGACGCAGGCATGCGCAAAGGCCATAGGCCTGTATAAAGTGCTCGCGAGGTCGGCCAAGGTCCAGTGGGGATTGGGACCCGAGGTGATCAGGACGATCTACACGGCGGCGGTGGAGCCCGTGATCTTGTATGCCGCAAGCGCATGGGCTCCATCAAGCCGAAAGCTAGGTGTCAGGAAGCAGCTCGGAGCCATCCAGCGCAGTTTCGCGCAAAAGATGACGAAGGCCTACAGGACTGTCTCTCTCAACTCGGCCCTACTGCTTGCCGGAGTGCTGCCCCTTGACATCAGAGTGCGGGAAACCGCACTCCTATATGAGATCAAGAGGGGGCACTCTAGCGAGGTAGTGGGTGACCGGGAGGTGGAGGCTCCTGTGGCCTTCGTCAACTTGGACCACCCGGCGGAGCGGATGGGCGGGAGCTTCCAATGCCTGACGGATGGGGCGGAACTGGCTCGGCACGTCGGTGAGGGTCTTAGTATCTTCACCGACGGAAGCAAGATTGATGGGAAAGTCGGAGCGGCGCTGTCCATATGGAACGGTGCCGCCGAGACGAGTACCAGAAAGTTGCGGCTCGAGCCATACTGCTCTGTCTACCAGGCGGAACTTCTCGCCCTCCGCAAAGCCGTGGAGGAGGCGCTCCGTAGCGGGCTTCCTGCGTGCGGCATCTTCAGCGACGCAAGGTCCGCTCTCGACGTCGTCACCAGAGGTGATTCCCTCCACCCCATagcgtttaaaataaaaaatctactaaaaGAAGCCGAAAAACGCACCCAGAAAATTAAGCTTTTCTGGGTGAAGGCACACGTGGGGTTGGAGGGAAACGAGAGGGCGGACGTACTCGCTAAGGACGCCGCACAACACCTGAAGACCCGTGCGCACTACGACAAATGTCCGGTTTCATTCGTCAAACGACAGATCCGAAAGGACTCGATTGACGAATGGAGCCGGAGATACGCGGACGGAGAGACGGCTTCGGTGACGAAGCTGTTCTTTCCGGACGCGGTCGAGGCGCACAGGGTCGTAAGGCGGATCGTCCTGGACGCCACACTGACGCAGGTGTTCACGGGGCACGGCGGGTTCTCCGAGTACTTGCATCGGTTCAAGTGCAAGGAGAGCCCGGCGTGCCAATGTGACCCTGACGTTCGGGAGACGGTCCCACATCTCCTGCTCGAGTGTCCCATCTTCGCAGTCAATAGATATGAGCTCGAGATG caatTAAAACAAGCCTCAAATATAAGATGA
- the LOC115440212 gene encoding basic helix-loop-helix transcription factor amos, translating to MNYDPCDNSVPIKREEDLEYPDDEERYYGYAPVEIERHTEATGFAPSSPTHLMDLSNGSERPTQQPPWPTNVTFENDEREFQQAQYAYDPQYIEQRQRQMSRSFYYDDSNSQDRVRNFYETTEMPKIGEISYRTEDQREETEEQRRTRKKSSKPTRKKTQSYEEMQIQRVMANVRERQRTQSLNEAFASLRQIIPSLPSDKLSKIQTLQLATQYIEFLYQILSNSDSAGSSDSNSDAGSDHGKYLAQDKLSYAFSVWRMEGEWTTNGQT from the coding sequence ATGAATTACGATCCTTGTGATAACAGTGTGCCAATTAAACGCGAGGAAGACCTCGAGTATCCCGACGACGAGGAACGCTATTATGGTTACGCGCCAGTAGAGATCGAAAGACATACTGAAGCAACCGGTTTCGCGCCATCTTCCCCAACACATCTCATGGACCTAAGCAATGGGTCCGAGCGACCCACGCAACAACCACCGTGGCCAACAAATGTCACCTTCGAAAACGATGAACGTGAATTCCAACAAGCTCAATACGCGTATGATCCACAATACATCGAACAGCGACAGAGACAAATGTCCAGAAGTTTTTATTATGACGATTCAAATTCCCAAGACCGCGTCAGAAACTTTTATGAAACTACTGAGATGCCGAAGATCGGAGAAATTTCATACCGTACTGAAGATCAAAGAGAGGAAACCGAGGAGCAGAGAAGGACGAGAAAGAAGTCATCTAAACCGACGAGAAAGAAAACTCAGTCGTACGAGGAAATGCAAATACAACGCGTGATGGCAAACGTACGAGAGAGGCAACGGACACAGAGCTTGAACGAAGCGTTCGCGAGCCTGCGTCAGATCATACCCTCACTGCCAAGTGACAAGTTATCTAAAATACAAACACTGCAACTCGCAACGCAGTACATAGAATTCTTATATCAAATACTGTCGAATAGTGACTCAGCGGGAAGCAGTGACAGCAATAGCGACGCCGGCAGCGACCACGGCAAGTATCTTGCACAAGACAAATTAAGTTATGCCTTCTCAGTGTGGAGAATGGAAGGCGAATGGACCACTAACGGACAAACGTGA